One stretch of Croceibacterium atlanticum DNA includes these proteins:
- a CDS encoding substrate-binding domain-containing protein translates to MIKKLRLPFVALGALALASCGGSADGGGTRESIRAVGSSTVYPFAKSVAEMFARSHPEYKSPIIESTGTGGGVNLFCEGLGADTPDIVNASRRMKPSEFATCQQNGVGKITEIQIGLDGIAFASSKGGISMNLTPEIVYRALAASPYGEEQTARTWSDVDPSLPNEPILVYGPPSTSGTRDALKELVLEKGCEANPAMEAIKESDEARFQQICTEVRSDGSYVDQGEQDNLIVQKIEGNPQAVGVFGFSYLEENADRVQGLRMNGVEPTYANISNFSYPGARPLYIYVKNGHLDAIPGLRDFIAAWADAWVKDGPLTSIGLVANPDDAAAKSAAAATEFTPLTAADFE, encoded by the coding sequence ATGATCAAGAAACTGCGTCTTCCGTTTGTCGCGCTTGGTGCGCTCGCCCTGGCTTCCTGCGGTGGTTCGGCCGATGGCGGGGGCACGCGCGAATCGATCCGCGCTGTCGGCTCCTCGACCGTCTATCCCTTCGCGAAATCCGTGGCGGAAATGTTCGCCCGTTCGCACCCGGAATATAAATCCCCGATCATCGAATCGACCGGCACCGGCGGCGGCGTAAACCTATTCTGCGAAGGTCTGGGCGCTGACACGCCCGATATCGTGAACGCGTCACGCCGCATGAAGCCCAGCGAATTCGCAACCTGCCAACAAAATGGCGTGGGAAAAATCACCGAAATCCAGATTGGCCTGGACGGTATCGCCTTCGCCTCATCGAAGGGCGGCATTTCGATGAACCTGACGCCGGAGATCGTTTATCGCGCCCTCGCCGCCAGCCCTTATGGCGAAGAGCAGACAGCCAGGACCTGGAGCGATGTCGATCCCTCCCTGCCGAACGAACCGATTCTCGTTTACGGCCCCCCTTCCACGTCCGGCACCCGCGACGCGCTGAAGGAACTGGTGCTGGAAAAGGGATGCGAAGCGAATCCCGCGATGGAAGCGATCAAGGAAAGCGACGAAGCGCGCTTCCAGCAGATCTGCACCGAAGTCCGCTCCGACGGATCCTATGTCGACCAGGGCGAGCAGGATAATCTGATCGTCCAGAAGATCGAAGGGAATCCGCAGGCCGTCGGGGTTTTCGGCTTCTCCTATCTTGAAGAGAATGCCGACCGCGTGCAGGGCCTGCGCATGAACGGCGTCGAACCGACATATGCCAATATCTCGAACTTCTCCTATCCGGGCGCCCGCCCGCTCTACATCTATGTGAAGAACGGGCATCTGGATGCGATCCCGGGTCTGCGCGATTTCATCGCCGCATGGGCGGATGCTTGGGTCAAGGACGGTCCGCTGACTTCGATCGGACTGGTTGCCAATCCGGACGATGCTGCGGCAAAGAGCGCTGCGGCCGCCACGGAGTTTACTCCGCTGACCGCTGCTGATTTCGAATAA